The Alternaria dauci strain A2016 chromosome 1, whole genome shotgun sequence genome window below encodes:
- a CDS encoding 40S ribosomal protein eS17: MGRVRTKTVKKSAKVIIERYYPKLSLDFETNKRICDEIAIIASKRLRNKIAGYTTHLMKRIQRGPVRGISFKLQEEERERKDQYVPEISALDFTQNSESGSLDVDQETKDLLKSMGFDSIPTNVIAVSQQQVVERGPRRFNDRPARS; encoded by the exons ATGGGTCGCGTCCGAACTAAGACCGTCAAGAAGTCCGCCAAGGTCATCATTGAGCGTTACTACCCCAAGTTGTCGCTGGACTTCGAGACCAACAAGAGGATCTGTGATGAGATTGCCATCATTGCCTCCAAGAGGCTCCGAAACAAGATTGCCGGATACACCACTCACTT GATGAAGCGTATCCAGCGTGGTCCCGTTCGTGGCATTTCCTTCAAGCTCCAAGAAGAGGAGCGTGAGCGAAAGGACCAGTACGTCCCCGAGATCTCCGCTCTCGACTTCACCCAGAACAGCGAGTCTGGCTCGCTCGACGTCGACCAGGAGACCAAGGACCTGCTCAAGTCCATGGGC TTCGACAGCATCCCCACCAACGTCATTGCCGTCTCTCAACAACAAGTTGTCGAGCGCGGTCCCCGCCGCTTCAACGACCGCCCCGCCCGCTCGTAG